The window GGCCCTGGATCACGTTCCGCCACGTCGGCGTGGACGAGTCCTCCATGTCAGCCAGCCACACCTTGGCACCCGAGTTCAGGGCGTTGATGGTCATCTTCTTATCCACCGGGCCCGTGATCTCAACACGACGATCCTCCAAACCCGGAGCCGGGGGAGCAACCCGCCAGGAAGGATCGTTCCGGATGCCCTCAGTTTCCGGGCGGAACCGCGGATCCTGACCAGCGGCGATCTGCCCACGGCGGGCGTGCCGTGCCTGCATCAGCTCCTGACGACGATCCGCCGTAGCCCTGTGCAACTTGCCAATGAACTCAAGGGCGTCCGGCGTGAGGACCTCGTTCTGCCGGCAAATGGGCTGCGCGGTGATAGTGATGCCATTGATAGTGAAGTTGTCAGTGAAGCTGTTCATTTCAATCTCTCCTATGAGAAGCAAATGTTCGACGGCGGCACTCGCCTGGTTGGGTGGGTCGGAAAGAGAAATCCTCCGCGTGCTATTCCCCGTCCCGACCGCATGACCTCGCAGAGCTCGGCCGGCGTTCGGGACAGGGCCCCTTTTACGCACGCTTCCGGATTCCCCTTCCCGACCGATGGCGGTGAGTGCCGCCGTCGTGCCCTGTGGTGAGCGAAGCGAACAGCTCACCGTGGGCGTGTTGGTTAGTGGAACTGGCCCTCTTCGGTCGATCCGACCAGTGCGAGGGTGGATGCGTTCGGGTTGAGCGTGGTTGCGATGTCGTCGAAGTAGCCGGTGCCGACTTCGCGCTGGTGCTTGGTGGCGGTGTAGCCGCGGGACTCGGAGGCGAATTCCTTTTCCTGGAGTTCGACGTACGCGCTCATGCCTTCACGGGCGTAGCCGTGGGCGAGATCGAACATCGAGTAGTTCAGGGCGTGGAAGCCGGCCAGGGTGATGAACTGGAACGTGAAGCCCATGGCGCCGAGTTCGCGCTGGAACTTGGCGATGGTGGTGTCGTCCAGGTGCTTGCGCCAGTTGAAGGACGGGGAGCAGTTGTAGGAGAGCATCTGGTCCGGGAAGTCAGCCTTGACCGATTCGGCGAACTTGCGGGCCAGTTCCAGGTCCGGGGTGCCGGTCTCCATCCAGATGAGGTCGGAGTACGGTGCGTAGGCCTTGGCCCGGGCGATGCAGGGTTCGATTCCGTTGCGGACCTTGTAGAAGCCCTCGGCGGTGCGCTCACCGGTGGTGAATTCCTGGTCGCGCTCGTCAACGTCGGACGTGATCAGGGTTGCTGCTTCGGCGTCGGTGCGGGCGATGACCACCGTGGGGGTGTCGGCGACGTCGGCTGCCAAGCGGGCTGCGTTCAGGGTCCGGATGTGCTGCTGGGTGGGGATGAGGACCTTGCCGCCCAGGTGGCCACACTTCTTCTCCGATGCGAGCTGGTCTTCCCAGTGAACGCCCGAGGCGCCGGCGGTGATCATGGATTTCATGAGCTCGTAGGCGTTGAGCGGGCCACCGAAACCGGCTTCGGCGTCGGCGACGATTGGGACCAGCCAGTCTTCAACGGTTTTGACGCCCTCGGCATACTCGATCTGGTCTGCACGGAGCAGGGCGTTGTTGATGCGGCGGACAACCTGGGGTACCGAGTTGGCCGGGTACAGGGACTGGTCCGGGTAAGTCTGGCCCGAGAGGTTGGCGTCTGCCGCTACCTGCCAGCCGGAAAGATAGATGGCGCGGAGGCCGGCCTTGACCTGCTGCACGGCCTGGTTACCGGTCAGGGCTCCGAGGGCGTTGGTGTAACCGCCGGTGGGAGCTTCCTCAGTGAGCTGCTTCCAGAGCTTCTCCGACCCGCGGCGGGCCAGGGTGTGCTCTTCGGAGACGCGACCGCGGAGGCGGACGACGTCGGTGGCCGAGTAATCACGGGTGACGCCTTCCCACCGCGGGTTGGCGGACCATTCAAGTTCCAGCGCTGCGGCCTGCTGCTCTGCGGACTGCTCTGCGGGTTCAAATGAAGCGGTCATCTTGATCTCCTATGTGGTGCCCGGGCCGGCCTCCGCTGCGCCTTTGCTGCATCGGCCGGCTTACCCGGGGTCTGTATTTCTTTTTCGTAAGTCCTACTTTTCTGCACTTCCAAGAGGGTTACTAGAGGAAAACTATGGAAAGAAATGCACTTCTTCGCGTATTCTCAAGAAATGTCACCTGTGAGCTGGAATCGCGAAGTCGCGTCGCCGTCGTTGTCCCCTGCGTCCCCTGAACTGGACGTCATCAGCCTTGGCCGCCGTGTGCGGCACCTGCGCAAGCAGGCGGGACTGACGCTGGACGACTTGAGTGCCGCCGTCGGGACCGCTCCGAGCCAGCTGAGCCTGATCGAAAACGGCAAGCGCGAACCCAAACTGGGGCTGTTGCAGCAGCTCGCCGCGTCCCTCAACGTGAGCATCGATCAACTGCTGGGGGCGGAGCCGCCGAGCCGTCGCGCCGCTCTGGAAATCGAGCTCGAACGCTACCAGCGCGGTCCGCTGTATGAGTCGTTGAACCTGCCCAAAATCCGCATCAGTTCGCGGCTACCGCTGGATGTGCTGGAGTCGCAAGTGGGGCTGCTTCAGGAGCTCGAACGCAAGCTCAACGAGCAGGTCGCGACGCCGGAAGAAGCCCGCCGCGCGAACGGCGAGTTGCGTGCCATGATGCGCGAGCGCGGTAACTATTTCCCGGAGTATGAGGCCGAGGCGCAGAAGGTCCTCAAAGGGGTCGGCTACACCGCCGGTCCGTTGAGTCAGCATGTCATTGCGGACATCGCCGAGAACCTCGGTTTCTCGTTGCATCATGTGGGCGATCTGCCGCACTCGACGCGGTCCGTGACCGATTTGAAGAACCGCAGAATTTATCTGACGCAGAACCAGCGCCAGGATCACGATCCCCGCTCGGTGCTCCTGCAAGCTTTGGGCCACTACGTTCTGGGGCATGAAACTCCGCGGAACTACGGGGATTTCCTGGCGCAGCGGGTGGCCACCAACTACTTTGCCGCGGCGTTGTTGCTGCCGGAGCAGGCCACAGTGGAATTCCTGCAGAAGGCCAAGGCGGCAAAGGAAATCGCGGTGGAGGACATCCGTGATGCCTTTGCCGTGTCCTACGAAACGGCTGCGCACCGCTTCACCAACCTCGCCACCAAGCATCTGGGCATCACCACGCACTTCCAGAAGACCCACCAGTCCGGCATCATCTACAAGGCGTACGAGAACGACGGCGTGGCCTTCCCGCAGGACCACACAGGGGCCATTGAAGGGCAGCCGTCGTGCAAGGCATGGACCTCGCGCGCGGTGTTTGATGTGCCCGATAAATTCAGCGCGTACAGCCAGTACACGGATACACCCTCAGGCACGTACTGGTGCACGGCTCGGACGGAACGCTCGGCGGCTGGTGAATTTTCGCTGAGTATTGGTGTGCCGTACCAGCACGTGAAGTGGTTCCGGGGCCGGGAGACGACGGCGCGTGCCACGTCCAACTGCCCTGATCCCACCTGCTGCAAGCGGCCGCCGGCATCTTTGGCGAACGAGTGGGCCGGCAACGCATGGCCCTCAGCCCGCGCGCACTCGCACCTGCTCGCCGCCATGCCTCCCGGGGCGTTCCCCGGCGTCGATGAGACCGAGGTGTACAGCTTCCTGGCGGCCCACTCCGAGCGCTGACGCCCTGGATTGGACGCTCTCTCACGTCCCGCGTGCTTGGGCTGGTCGCTCTCTCACGTCCCGCGTGTTTGATCGCAACGCTCTCTCACGGGGCTCTAAGCGACGACTTGATTTCGCAAACTGTCACCCTTA is drawn from Arthrobacter sp. 31Y and contains these coding sequences:
- the aceA gene encoding isocitrate lyase; this translates as MTASFEPAEQSAEQQAAALELEWSANPRWEGVTRDYSATDVVRLRGRVSEEHTLARRGSEKLWKQLTEEAPTGGYTNALGALTGNQAVQQVKAGLRAIYLSGWQVAADANLSGQTYPDQSLYPANSVPQVVRRINNALLRADQIEYAEGVKTVEDWLVPIVADAEAGFGGPLNAYELMKSMITAGASGVHWEDQLASEKKCGHLGGKVLIPTQQHIRTLNAARLAADVADTPTVVIARTDAEAATLITSDVDERDQEFTTGERTAEGFYKVRNGIEPCIARAKAYAPYSDLIWMETGTPDLELARKFAESVKADFPDQMLSYNCSPSFNWRKHLDDTTIAKFQRELGAMGFTFQFITLAGFHALNYSMFDLAHGYAREGMSAYVELQEKEFASESRGYTATKHQREVGTGYFDDIATTLNPNASTLALVGSTEEGQFH
- a CDS encoding XRE family transcriptional regulator produces the protein MHFFAYSQEMSPVSWNREVASPSLSPASPELDVISLGRRVRHLRKQAGLTLDDLSAAVGTAPSQLSLIENGKREPKLGLLQQLAASLNVSIDQLLGAEPPSRRAALEIELERYQRGPLYESLNLPKIRISSRLPLDVLESQVGLLQELERKLNEQVATPEEARRANGELRAMMRERGNYFPEYEAEAQKVLKGVGYTAGPLSQHVIADIAENLGFSLHHVGDLPHSTRSVTDLKNRRIYLTQNQRQDHDPRSVLLQALGHYVLGHETPRNYGDFLAQRVATNYFAAALLLPEQATVEFLQKAKAAKEIAVEDIRDAFAVSYETAAHRFTNLATKHLGITTHFQKTHQSGIIYKAYENDGVAFPQDHTGAIEGQPSCKAWTSRAVFDVPDKFSAYSQYTDTPSGTYWCTARTERSAAGEFSLSIGVPYQHVKWFRGRETTARATSNCPDPTCCKRPPASLANEWAGNAWPSARAHSHLLAAMPPGAFPGVDETEVYSFLAAHSER